The nucleotide sequence GATAGCCTATGCAGCGCTTTAACAAAAGTCTATCAGCGTAAAAGTGTCAGTCTCACGTTAGATGTCTCACCGGAGATCACCTGGCTTGGTGAGAAAAATGACTTTATGGAAGTCATGGGTAATGTGTTGGAAAACGCCTGTAAGTACTGCCTTAAATTTGTTGAGATCTCTGTGACGATTGATCACGATTCGGTAATGATTATTGTCGACGACGATGGTCCAGGGGTGCCAATTGAAAAATGGGACATCATTTTCCAACGAGGTCAACGTGTTGATACTTTGAAGCCTGGTCAAGGGCTTGGATTGTCAATTGCTTCTGAAATTATCGAACAATATAAAGGTGATATCAGTATCAGTGACAGTCCACTTGGTGGTGCCAGAATTTGCGTTATATTCCGATGCCAGCAAATTAATGATGATGATTAGTTAAATATGCCAGTGTAGTCTGATACTGAGTTTAACTATTCGTTATAATACCCTGAAATTCACTTCACACTCAGGATGTCACTATGGACTATCAGTTGAATCTGGACTGGCAGGCATTTTTGCATAATCATTGGCAAAAACGGCCTTTACTGATTAAACAAGGCTTCCGTCAATTCATTGATCCCCTTACTCCCGATGAACTCGCGGGGCTGGCTATGGAAAATGAAGTTGACTGCCGTCTGGTCAGCCAGAAAAATGGCCGTTGGGATGTCTCTCATGGTCCATTCGAAAGTTACGATCATTTAGGTGAAAAAGAGTGGTCACTGCTGGTACAAGCGGTTAATCACTGGCACCGTCCTTCCGCCGCATTAATGCAACCATTCCGCGTATTATCTGACTGGCGGATAGATGATCTGATGGTCTCCTTCTCCGTTCCCGGTGGTGGTGTTGGTCCGCATCTAGACCAATACGATGTGTTTATCATTCAAGGAATGGGCCGCCGTCGCTGGCGCGTTGGGGAAAAGCTACCAATGGAACAACGCTGCCCTCACCCCGATCTATTACAGGTCGATCCCTTTAGTGCCGTTATTGACGAAGAGATGGAACCAGGCGATATCCTCTATATCCCACCAGGATTTCCTCATGAAGGTTATTCCATCGAAGATTCACTAAATTATTCAGTTGGTTTCCGCGCCCCCAATTCCCGTGAACTGTTCAGTAGCTTCGCCGATTATGTGCTGGCTAATGATTTAGGCAGCTATCGTTATAGCGATGCCGATCTGACTTTCCGCGAAAATCCGGCGCTGGTCCAGCCGCATGAATTATCAGCGCTACACACCATGATGAACGAGTTATTGGCACAGCCTGACACTTTCCAACAATGGTTTGGTGAATTCATTTCTCAGTCACGGCATGAACTTGATATTGCGCCACCAGAGCCACCTTATGAAAGTGATGAAATTTATGAATTAATGAAACAAGGTGAAAATCTCCACCGTCTTAACGGATTACGGGTTATCAGGGTTGGTGATCAGTGCTTTGTTAACGGTGAATTAATAGATACACCTCATATTAAAGCGGCTGATGTTCTTTGCTGCCATTATGAAATTAATGCAGAAATGCTTGGTGAAGCGATAGATGATGTTCGTTTTATCAGACTGCTCACTGCATTGGTCAATAGTGGTTACTGGTACTTTAATGATTGATACCTCATCCCAAGAGGTTGATTTCAATAATATTGATTTTCTCCCCACTAAATCACAAGTGATTATAGTGGGGACTTCTTAAGTTCGCTTCGCTCTCAATTAGCATTCAGGAAGGAAAATTCCGCAGAGTTTGTTAAGAACTGGTAGTGCCAGGGTTTGCCGTTAATATCCGATCAAATTAACTCCTACTGCAAAACGCCTGACTCATTTCCGACTTTTTAGACAACAGTGCGGTTAATTCAGCAATGCGCATAACAACACTGACAGCCTGTTCCATTCCTTCCAACGAAACAAATTCATGTTTGCCATGATAATTATACCCCCCCATGAATATATTCGGGCAAGGTAAACCACGAAACGACAATTGTGCGCCATGAGTACCGCCACGAATCGGTTTAATAATGGGTTCAATATTACAATCCAGCATTGCCTGTTTGGCAATCTCAATAACATGCGGATATTTGATAACTTCATCATGCATGTTGTAATAATTGTCATCGATAGTCAGTTCGATATAACAACCAGGATGCAATCCCTCACCGGCTTTTTCAGCAATTTTAATCATCTTCTTTTTACGTTCTTCGAAGTTATTCCGATCAAAATCACGAATGATATAGTGCATTTCAGCACACTCAACTGTGCCTTTAATACGTTGCAAATGATAGAAGCCTTCATACCCATCGGTATGTTCCGGTGTCTCTTCCGATGGCAATGCTTGATGGATATGGATCGCCAGTGATAAAGCATTGATCATCACATTCTTAGCACTACCAGAGTGAACATTATTACCAACAATCTTAACGGTTACTACCGCCGCATTGAAATTTTCAAATGCCAGTTCACCTACACCACCACCATCTACGGTATATGCCCACTCAGCATCAAATGAATTAATATCAAAATAGCGTGCTCCCTTACCTATCTCCTCATCAGGTGTAAACGCAATCCGAATATCACCATGTAAGATATTGCTATTTTTCAGACGAACCATTGCAGTAATGATTTCTGCAATACCCGCTTTATCATCGGCACCAAGCAACGTTTTACCATCGGTGGTAATCAGTGTTTTCCCCAACATATTATGCAAAATAGGAAACATAACCGGTG is from Photorhabdus laumondii subsp. laumondii and encodes:
- a CDS encoding cupin domain-containing protein — encoded protein: MDYQLNLDWQAFLHNHWQKRPLLIKQGFRQFIDPLTPDELAGLAMENEVDCRLVSQKNGRWDVSHGPFESYDHLGEKEWSLLVQAVNHWHRPSAALMQPFRVLSDWRIDDLMVSFSVPGGGVGPHLDQYDVFIIQGMGRRRWRVGEKLPMEQRCPHPDLLQVDPFSAVIDEEMEPGDILYIPPGFPHEGYSIEDSLNYSVGFRAPNSRELFSSFADYVLANDLGSYRYSDADLTFRENPALVQPHELSALHTMMNELLAQPDTFQQWFGEFISQSRHELDIAPPEPPYESDEIYELMKQGENLHRLNGLRVIRVGDQCFVNGELIDTPHIKAADVLCCHYEINAEMLGEAIDDVRFIRLLTALVNSGYWYFND
- the pepT gene encoding peptidase T; amino-acid sequence: MDRLLERFFKYISFDTQSKPSAKTIPSSHGQLELAKALKQELIELGFSNVVQDAHGCVMATLPANTSWPVPAIGFIAHLDTSPDFSGKNISPQMLENYRGGEIALGAGNEVLSPVMFPILHNMLGKTLITTDGKTLLGADDKAGIAEIITAMVRLKNSNILHGDIRIAFTPDEEIGKGARYFDINSFDAEWAYTVDGGGVGELAFENFNAAVVTVKIVGNNVHSGSAKNVMINALSLAIHIHQALPSEETPEHTDGYEGFYHLQRIKGTVECAEMHYIIRDFDRNNFEERKKKMIKIAEKAGEGLHPGCYIELTIDDNYYNMHDEVIKYPHVIEIAKQAMLDCNIEPIIKPIRGGTHGAQLSFRGLPCPNIFMGGYNYHGKHEFVSLEGMEQAVSVVMRIAELTALLSKKSEMSQAFCSRS